A genomic window from Candidatus Krumholzibacteriia bacterium includes:
- a CDS encoding S41 family peptidase, with protein MRKRLYLLVPVLIAASLVASIAFGFPRKEAPAADAFREFERFSNAYRAILGNYVEEVDSRELVDAAIDAMFEQLDAFSTRMEPESYENLTIRTRGEFGGLGIQIGIRDDYPTVISPIEDTPAARLGIRGGDRIEEIEGENTLGWKIQDAVDLLRGPKGTQVNIGIRRPGIEVIIPFDITRDIIKVKSVPYTFLLEGDIAYLRCSNFGEKTAGEIQRAIHEMESRAKLKGMILDLRSNPGGLLDAACQVSDLFLDRGQLIVSAMGKSVPRTDYVARTSATFARDYPLLVMINGASASASEIVAGALQDWDRGLVVGLNSFGKGSVQRLFPDMAVSDRTYNQEDTGALKLTTSYYYTPSGRCIQRKKFDSKDFMESMGDMESDSLPESHFESMPLESLPRFSTLALGREVLGGGGIHPDFKVEERDFSDLALVLSGKASFFHYAMQELPKGEIALSYRADRQETRKFRSFLRKQEYDLDEFGEEDFEKERDFIASRIRFEMLYNQFGLKEAVRAGIGDDWELQEALRLIRKHKTLDGLLEAEESQP; from the coding sequence ATGCGTAAACGACTCTATCTTCTCGTCCCCGTTCTGATTGCGGCCAGCCTGGTTGCCAGCATCGCCTTCGGTTTTCCCCGAAAGGAAGCCCCCGCGGCCGATGCCTTCCGCGAATTTGAGCGTTTTTCCAACGCCTATCGGGCAATTCTCGGCAACTACGTCGAGGAAGTGGACAGCCGGGAACTGGTGGATGCGGCCATCGATGCCATGTTCGAGCAACTCGATGCTTTCAGCACCCGAATGGAGCCCGAGAGTTACGAGAATCTCACGATCCGCACCAGGGGAGAGTTCGGAGGACTTGGCATCCAGATCGGAATTCGCGATGACTATCCGACAGTCATCAGCCCCATCGAGGACACGCCTGCCGCCCGTCTGGGCATACGGGGGGGCGACAGGATTGAGGAGATCGAGGGGGAAAACACCCTTGGCTGGAAGATCCAGGACGCCGTGGATCTGCTTCGGGGACCCAAGGGAACTCAGGTAAACATCGGCATTCGTCGCCCCGGAATCGAGGTGATCATTCCTTTTGATATCACTCGGGACATCATCAAGGTGAAGAGTGTTCCCTACACCTTCCTTCTGGAAGGAGACATCGCCTACCTGCGCTGTTCGAACTTCGGGGAGAAGACGGCCGGCGAAATCCAGCGGGCGATTCATGAGATGGAATCCCGGGCAAAACTGAAGGGCATGATTCTCGACCTGAGGAGCAATCCCGGAGGGCTTCTGGACGCAGCCTGCCAGGTGAGCGACCTTTTCCTCGACCGTGGGCAGCTGATTGTTTCCGCCATGGGCAAGTCTGTTCCCCGAACCGACTATGTGGCCCGCACGAGCGCGACCTTTGCCAGGGACTATCCCCTGTTGGTAATGATCAATGGGGCCTCCGCTTCTGCCAGTGAGATTGTGGCCGGTGCCCTTCAGGACTGGGACCGGGGACTGGTAGTGGGACTCAATTCCTTTGGAAAGGGAAGCGTGCAGCGCCTCTTCCCGGACATGGCCGTGTCTGACAGAACCTACAATCAGGAAGATACCGGTGCGCTCAAGTTGACCACTTCCTACTACTACACGCCCAGCGGGCGATGCATCCAGCGCAAGAAATTCGACAGCAAGGACTTCATGGAATCGATGGGAGACATGGAATCCGACAGTCTTCCGGAGTCCCACTTTGAGTCCATGCCCCTGGAAAGCCTGCCGCGTTTCAGCACCTTGGCTCTGGGAAGAGAGGTTCTCGGCGGCGGAGGCATTCACCCTGATTTCAAGGTAGAGGAGAGGGATTTCTCGGACCTTGCACTTGTGCTAAGTGGCAAGGCTTCGTTTTTTCACTACGCAATGCAGGAGCTTCCCAAGGGGGAGATTGCCCTGAGCTACCGTGCAGACCGGCAGGAGACTCGCAAATTCCGGAGTTTCTTGCGGAAGCAGGAATACGATCTGGACGAGTTCGGGGAAGAGGATTTCGAGAAAGAGAGGGACTTCATTGCCTCCCGCATCCGCTTCGAAATGCTCTACA
- the tmk gene encoding dTMP kinase gives MNSPNAPGFFLTLEGGEGSGKSTLKMHLREYLESRGQEVLLTREPGGPGISEAIRDILLDNEHREMDGLTELFLYLASRRQNLVQTILPHLKKGGVVISDRFLDASVAYQGGGRELGHERVDRLNREAVGEHFPDLSFLIDVDPDLGFRRGPGQRESDRIENEAMSFHRKVREAYLDAAKRNPERFRILDGSRSAEEVAAIAIAELESFLNSRV, from the coding sequence ATGAATAGCCCGAATGCCCCCGGCTTCTTTCTCACTCTTGAAGGAGGGGAGGGAAGCGGAAAGAGCACTTTGAAGATGCATCTCCGGGAATATCTTGAATCCCGGGGGCAGGAGGTGCTCCTCACCCGGGAGCCCGGGGGGCCGGGGATCTCCGAAGCAATCAGGGACATCCTTCTGGACAATGAGCACCGGGAGATGGACGGCTTGACCGAACTCTTCCTCTACCTTGCCTCCCGGCGGCAGAATCTGGTGCAGACCATCCTTCCTCATTTGAAGAAAGGCGGCGTTGTCATCAGCGACCGCTTTCTCGATGCCAGTGTCGCCTATCAGGGAGGCGGCCGGGAACTGGGGCATGAAAGGGTGGATCGACTGAATCGCGAAGCCGTGGGGGAGCATTTTCCGGATCTGAGCTTTCTGATAGATGTGGATCCTGATCTTGGCTTCCGCCGTGGACCCGGGCAAAGGGAAAGCGACCGGATTGAAAACGAGGCCATGAGTTTTCATCGGAAGGTTCGGGAGGCTTATCTGGACGCAGCGAAACGAAACCCGGAGCGCTTTCGCATTCTGGACGGAAGCAGGAGTGCCGAAGAAGTGGCAGCAATCGCCATCGCAGAGCTGGAGAGTTTCCTGAATTCCCGCGTCTAG
- a CDS encoding CDP-alcohol phosphatidyltransferase family protein: MLKTRIQNAVRFPLEPLARFLLHIGLTPNAMTMIGLVLSLAAGYSLIRGQMISAAWLLLFGGICDILDGSMARSGGRETRQGAFLDSTLDRLGEIAIFLGLLVVFAGQTFLQFLVVLALSGSLMTSYARARAEGLGLDAKVGLLERPERVVLLILALFFPDWTVWNRPFLIWVLWIMALLTWLTTLQRMVHVLVRNHE; encoded by the coding sequence ATGCTCAAGACCCGTATCCAGAACGCTGTCCGATTTCCACTCGAGCCTCTGGCCCGTTTTCTCCTGCACATCGGATTGACGCCGAATGCCATGACCATGATCGGTCTGGTTCTTTCGCTGGCCGCCGGCTATTCCCTTATCCGGGGGCAGATGATCTCGGCAGCCTGGTTGCTGCTCTTCGGGGGAATCTGCGACATCCTCGATGGAAGCATGGCTCGCAGCGGCGGGCGGGAAACAAGGCAGGGTGCCTTTCTGGATTCCACCCTCGATCGCCTCGGGGAGATCGCAATTTTCCTCGGTCTCCTGGTGGTTTTTGCGGGACAGACCTTTCTTCAGTTTCTCGTGGTACTCGCCCTGAGCGGCTCCCTGATGACCAGCTACGCCCGCGCCCGGGCCGAGGGTCTCGGTCTGGATGCAAAAGTCGGCTTGCTGGAAAGGCCCGAGCGGGTGGTGCTTCTTATTCTCGCACTCTTTTTCCCCGATTGGACCGTCTGGAACCGTCCCTTTCTGATCTGGGTACTCTGGATCATGGCTCTTCTTACCTGGCTGACGACACTTCAGAGGATGGTACATGTGCTGGTGAGAAACCATGAATAG
- the rsmI gene encoding 16S rRNA (cytidine(1402)-2'-O)-methyltransferase, translating to MSGKLVLVPTPLGNREDITLRALRVLSEADRIAAEDTRHTGRLLKHHGISTRMMSFHEHNEARQSLAIVELLKEGKLIALVSDAGMPGISDPGFRALRAAREAGLPVEVLPGPSAILPALLLSGLPCDRFSFEGFVPRKSGARLRLFESFATESRTTIFYESPHRIAKSVDALAELYPDREVAIVREISKIHEEVLRDSARALSGMLKERRLKGEIVLLLGPAT from the coding sequence ATGAGCGGGAAACTCGTTCTTGTCCCCACGCCTCTTGGAAACCGGGAAGACATTACCCTTCGCGCTCTGAGAGTTCTGTCGGAAGCCGACCGGATTGCGGCAGAAGACACCCGGCACACCGGGCGACTTTTGAAGCATCATGGGATCAGCACCCGGATGATGAGTTTCCATGAACACAATGAGGCACGCCAAAGCCTTGCGATTGTGGAGCTCCTGAAAGAGGGAAAACTCATTGCCCTGGTCAGCGATGCGGGAATGCCCGGCATCAGCGACCCCGGCTTTCGGGCACTTCGAGCGGCTCGGGAGGCGGGTCTTCCGGTGGAGGTTCTTCCCGGTCCCTCGGCCATCCTTCCGGCTCTGCTGCTCAGCGGGCTCCCCTGCGACCGTTTCTCCTTTGAGGGATTTGTACCCCGCAAAAGCGGTGCCCGGCTCCGTCTTTTCGAGTCCTTCGCCACAGAGAGCCGCACCACGATTTTCTATGAGTCTCCTCACCGGATCGCGAAGTCGGTGGACGCGCTGGCCGAACTCTATCCGGATCGCGAAGTGGCCATTGTTCGCGAGATCAGCAAAATCCACGAGGAGGTTTTGCGGGACTCTGCACGGGCTCTGTCCGGGATGCTGAAAGAGCGACGCCTGAAAGGAGAGATCGTTCTCCTGTTGGGCCCGGCAACTTGA
- a CDS encoding NAD+ synthase translates to MRTPFADIDYELVHRILIRFLQSEIGRTGLERGILGLSGGLDSALVAYLAVEALGVDRVTAVSMPYRSSSEESRSHARLVASATGLELLEVDISPMVDSYYKNEPDASTLRRGNKMARERMSILYDLSAEKGALVLGTSNKSELFLGYGTAFGDLASAVNPIGDLYKSEVRQLSRLLGVPTEIVDKPPSADLFAGQSDEEDLGFSYDEVDPLLRLMLDERRNTEECVEEGFDRALVERVTEMIRRSQFKRRLPVVAKISRRTVDRDFRYPRDWGTG, encoded by the coding sequence GTGAGGACTCCCTTCGCAGATATCGACTATGAACTCGTTCACCGGATTCTGATCCGTTTCCTCCAGAGTGAAATCGGAAGGACCGGGCTGGAACGGGGTATTCTCGGGCTTTCCGGGGGCCTGGATTCGGCACTGGTGGCCTATCTGGCCGTGGAGGCTCTCGGAGTCGATCGTGTGACGGCCGTCTCCATGCCCTATCGAAGCAGTTCCGAAGAGAGCCGTTCGCACGCAAGGCTGGTGGCTTCGGCGACGGGTCTGGAGCTTCTGGAAGTGGATATCAGTCCCATGGTCGATTCCTATTACAAGAACGAGCCGGATGCGAGCACCCTCCGGCGAGGCAACAAGATGGCCCGTGAGCGGATGAGCATTCTCTACGATCTCTCCGCCGAGAAGGGGGCGCTGGTTCTGGGAACCAGCAACAAGAGCGAACTCTTTCTTGGATACGGCACGGCCTTCGGCGACCTGGCCAGCGCGGTCAACCCTATCGGCGATCTTTACAAGAGCGAAGTGAGACAACTCTCCCGCCTTCTTGGAGTTCCCACAGAAATCGTGGACAAGCCTCCGAGCGCCGACCTCTTTGCGGGACAAAGTGACGAAGAGGATCTGGGTTTCAGCTACGATGAGGTGGATCCCCTTTTGCGCCTCATGCTCGATGAGCGTCGCAATACCGAAGAATGCGTGGAGGAGGGTTTTGACCGTGCTCTGGTGGAGAGGGTTACGGAGATGATTCGTCGCAGCCAGTTCAAGCGCCGCCTGCCGGTGGTTGCGAAAATCTCCCGCCGCACCGTGGATCGGGATTTCCGCTATCCCCGCGACTGGGGAACCGGATGA
- a CDS encoding nitrilase-related carbon-nitrogen hydrolase, whose translation MKFRMGIAQVDSALGLQEKNRDLHLARIEEAASKGVDLLAFPELSLTGYLVKDMVPDLALSPEDSFLDPLREASRHMDLVFGLVEESRDFLPSNSLIWMSGGEVLHIHRKVYLPTYGMFEEQRYFARGQRIEAFDTRFGRMSMAVCEDLWHPSLSHLAFLDGALGMICSAASPVRGVEKGDLPPSAAFWNQRLLHDASVYGSFIAFSNRVGVEDGISYWGGSRMVSPGGTLIAEAPMHEEALLVADIDLGDVRRARQRFPLLRDESPETTYRNLERILKKRAGLEEE comes from the coding sequence ATGAAGTTTCGTATGGGAATTGCCCAAGTGGATTCTGCCCTGGGGCTTCAGGAGAAGAACCGGGATCTTCACCTTGCCAGAATCGAAGAGGCGGCATCGAAAGGTGTCGACCTGCTGGCATTTCCGGAACTGAGTCTGACGGGTTATCTCGTCAAGGACATGGTTCCCGATCTCGCGCTCTCTCCGGAGGATTCTTTTCTTGATCCCCTGCGGGAAGCTTCCCGTCACATGGACCTGGTTTTCGGTCTGGTCGAGGAGTCCCGGGACTTTCTTCCCTCCAACAGCCTGATCTGGATGAGCGGCGGCGAAGTTCTTCATATTCACCGGAAGGTCTACCTTCCCACCTACGGCATGTTCGAGGAACAGCGCTACTTTGCCCGCGGTCAGCGCATTGAGGCCTTCGATACCCGCTTCGGCAGGATGAGCATGGCGGTTTGTGAGGATCTCTGGCATCCTTCGCTCAGCCATCTGGCCTTTCTCGATGGTGCTTTGGGGATGATCTGTTCCGCGGCCAGTCCGGTTCGCGGAGTGGAAAAAGGGGATCTTCCTCCTTCGGCTGCCTTCTGGAACCAGCGCCTGCTGCATGATGCCAGTGTCTACGGTTCCTTCATTGCCTTTTCCAATCGTGTGGGAGTGGAGGACGGAATCAGTTACTGGGGCGGAAGCCGCATGGTGAGTCCCGGTGGCACCCTGATCGCAGAGGCGCCCATGCACGAGGAAGCTCTTCTTGTTGCGGACATCGATCTTGGAGATGTTCGAAGGGCGCGGCAGCGGTTTCCCCTTCTTCGGGACGAGTCTCCGGAAACCACCTACCGAAATCTGGAGCGCATTCTCAAGAAGCGCGCAGGACTGGAGGAGGAGTGA
- a CDS encoding HU family DNA-binding protein, producing the protein MTKAQIVEEIVQKTGLTKKDVAETVDQFLKSISDALADGKHLEIRGFGTFKVKLRKARMARNPRTGDPVPVPERLVPVFKVSKELKDMVATTNPIAGEDADLVLEDPPDELPPGSIF; encoded by the coding sequence ATGACGAAGGCGCAAATCGTCGAGGAAATTGTCCAGAAGACCGGCTTGACCAAGAAGGATGTGGCCGAAACGGTGGACCAGTTCCTGAAGTCTATCTCCGATGCCCTGGCCGACGGAAAACACTTGGAAATCAGGGGCTTTGGAACCTTCAAGGTGAAACTTCGCAAGGCGCGGATGGCCAGGAATCCGAGAACCGGTGACCCGGTTCCGGTTCCCGAGCGCCTTGTGCCTGTGTTCAAGGTGAGCAAGGAACTAAAGGATATGGTTGCTACAACCAATCCCATTGCCGGGGAAGATGCGGATCTGGTTCTGGAGGATCCCCCCGATGAATTGCCACCCGGTTCGATATTCTGA
- a CDS encoding aminotransferase class IV has product MKAEMASHVLLNLRVIPVGEAKVSVSDRGFLFGDGIYETLRVYGGCPFLLDEHLLRLRESGRSIYLDLPWSDGELKEGVRELLETNRISEGRMRITVTRGIGDVRARPHEMKDPLLVIRVEHYEAPAEDYYETGVKVEIADRFRNLPAALDPAVKSGNFLNNLLARFEMKREDSFEILLPNHRGELTEGSLSNLFLVDERGKLLTPSPESGLLLGITRSHVLEIARSEGLDLRECTILPRDLREASEAFLTASTLEILPIAFVEEKRIGEPGMGPVTAMLREAYRREVLEYCHRKREGKKKPRR; this is encoded by the coding sequence ATGAAAGCTGAGATGGCCAGCCATGTGCTGCTGAATCTTCGCGTCATTCCTGTTGGGGAAGCGAAGGTGTCTGTGTCGGACCGGGGCTTTCTTTTCGGAGACGGGATCTATGAGACCCTTCGGGTCTATGGAGGTTGCCCCTTTCTTCTCGATGAACACCTCCTGCGGCTGCGGGAGTCTGGGCGGTCGATTTATCTGGATCTTCCCTGGTCGGACGGGGAACTGAAGGAGGGAGTCCGGGAACTTCTGGAGACAAACCGGATCTCCGAGGGCCGGATGAGGATTACGGTCACTCGGGGAATCGGGGATGTCCGGGCGCGCCCCCATGAAATGAAGGATCCTCTGCTCGTCATTCGGGTGGAGCATTATGAGGCGCCCGCAGAGGACTACTATGAGACGGGCGTGAAGGTGGAAATCGCCGACCGCTTTCGCAATCTGCCGGCCGCCCTGGATCCCGCGGTCAAGAGCGGCAACTTTCTCAACAACCTTCTGGCCCGGTTCGAAATGAAGCGGGAGGACAGTTTCGAGATCCTTCTTCCCAATCACCGGGGAGAGTTGACCGAGGGGAGTCTTTCGAACCTCTTTCTCGTGGATGAGCGGGGAAAACTGCTGACGCCTTCACCCGAAAGCGGACTGCTTCTGGGAATTACCCGTTCCCATGTACTGGAGATTGCCAGAAGCGAGGGGCTGGATCTGCGGGAATGCACCATCCTCCCCCGGGATCTCCGGGAGGCAAGCGAGGCCTTCCTCACGGCCAGCACTCTGGAGATTCTGCCCATTGCCTTCGTGGAAGAGAAGAGGATCGGTGAGCCGGGGATGGGTCCCGTGACGGCGATGCTGCGGGAGGCTTATCGACGGGAAGTTCTCGAATACTGCCATCGCAAACGAGAGGGCAAAAAAAAACCCCGTCGATGA
- a CDS encoding cold-shock protein produces the protein MRGKVKWFDEAKGYGFIEQETGDDIFVHFSNIEGEGFRTLNEGQEVEFEISQGPKGPLATNVTKA, from the coding sequence TTGCGCGGTAAAGTAAAGTGGTTCGACGAGGCCAAGGGATATGGTTTCATCGAGCAAGAGACCGGGGATGATATCTTCGTCCACTTCTCCAACATTGAAGGAGAAGGCTTCCGGACTCTCAACGAAGGACAGGAAGTCGAATTCGAGATCAGCCAGGGCCCCAAGGGCCCACTGGCCACAAACGTGACCAAGGCCTGA
- the rsgA gene encoding ribosome small subunit-dependent GTPase A: protein MSTGFSKGQVIRAESDRYRVLTEEGEVPCRLRGRIKKEEQGRLRNVVVGDRVHILLTGPDDDPARDGVIEEVLPRDNFLSRASAGRGRREQTLIANIDRVIAVMSARQPDFNAGFLDRLLVASSQRRIDSLLCLNKCDLLGRDEIEKLVEPYRLAGYPVLLGSALSGEGLDSLAAEMKDRVSIFLGPSGSGKSSLLHRIQPGLEIATGEVSESTGKGRHTTSYTQIHALDSGGFLADSPGMREFSLWKIPARELSGYFPEFRDYSYGCHFPDCSHSHEPRCSLREAVENGKVNNTRYKSYLTILQDLNAPS from the coding sequence ATGTCAACAGGGTTCTCAAAGGGGCAGGTGATTCGCGCCGAAAGCGACCGCTATCGGGTGCTGACGGAAGAGGGAGAGGTTCCCTGCCGTCTTCGGGGCAGGATCAAGAAGGAAGAGCAGGGCCGCCTGCGCAATGTGGTGGTGGGGGACCGGGTACACATTCTCCTTACCGGTCCCGACGATGACCCGGCCCGGGACGGTGTCATCGAGGAAGTCCTTCCCCGCGACAATTTCCTTTCTCGGGCTTCGGCGGGCAGGGGACGCAGGGAACAGACCCTGATCGCCAACATCGACCGCGTGATTGCGGTCATGAGTGCCCGGCAACCGGACTTCAACGCCGGTTTTCTGGACCGCCTGCTGGTGGCTTCCTCCCAAAGAAGGATCGACTCCCTCCTCTGTCTGAACAAGTGTGACCTGCTTGGCCGTGACGAGATCGAGAAACTGGTGGAACCCTACCGCCTTGCCGGCTATCCGGTTCTTCTGGGTTCCGCCCTCAGTGGCGAGGGTCTCGATTCCCTGGCCGCTGAAATGAAGGATCGGGTCAGCATCTTTCTGGGACCTTCCGGGAGCGGCAAAAGCAGCCTCCTGCATCGGATCCAGCCGGGTCTGGAAATCGCCACCGGAGAAGTGAGTGAATCCACGGGCAAGGGGCGGCATACCACGAGCTACACGCAGATTCACGCTCTTGATTCGGGGGGTTTTCTTGCAGACTCGCCGGGGATGCGGGAGTTTTCTCTCTGGAAGATCCCGGCCCGGGAGCTCTCAGGCTACTTCCCCGAATTCAGGGACTATAGCTACGGCTGCCACTTTCCCGATTGCAGTCATTCTCACGAGCCCCGCTGCTCTTTGCGGGAAGCGGTGGAGAACGGCAAGGTTAATAACACTCGCTACAAGAGCTATCTTACTATCCTGCAAGATCTTAACGCCCCCTCTTGA
- a CDS encoding PTS sugar transporter subunit IIA has product MTREELLTLFKPELFIPNLNATSRDEALEEMVDHAVQAGVIQDRDVILGMLKNRESLGSTGLGNEVAFPHGRSLAVPGLMTLVAISQKGVDYGAIDAKAVRLFFMFIAPPVEKENRYLPALGKVVEMVRNEDTRMNMIRSGNFEEFQSIIGGE; this is encoded by the coding sequence ATGACTCGCGAAGAACTCCTGACTCTCTTCAAGCCTGAACTCTTTATTCCAAACCTGAATGCCACTTCAAGAGACGAAGCTCTCGAGGAAATGGTCGACCATGCAGTGCAGGCCGGGGTTATTCAGGATCGGGATGTCATTCTCGGCATGTTGAAAAACCGGGAAAGCCTGGGCAGCACTGGCCTTGGAAACGAAGTGGCATTCCCCCACGGGCGCTCCCTCGCGGTTCCCGGGCTGATGACACTGGTTGCAATTTCCCAGAAGGGTGTCGACTACGGAGCCATTGATGCGAAGGCCGTCCGCCTGTTTTTCATGTTCATCGCACCTCCCGTGGAGAAGGAAAACCGCTACCTTCCCGCACTTGGCAAGGTTGTCGAAATGGTCCGCAATGAGGACACTCGCATGAACATGATTCGCTCGGGCAACTTTGAAGAATTCCAGTCCATAATCGGGGGTGAATGA
- a CDS encoding molybdopterin molybdotransferase MoeA: MSTGPERLFVSVEEAIDLIEQHLPPASSEVLPLDKASGRILMEDLAATEDLPRFANSAMDGFALREADLKGASKESPRSLPLAGEIAAGGDPAIPWPPGSCLRILTGAPAPADCEGVVPVEDCEEGDGVVHFHAELPREVRHLRPAGEDVQKGELLMENGRLLRPAEIALLAAQGVRELPCARLPRVALLATGNELADYRESPGPSGIRDSNRPALKAMLEAEGFQPELIGPAPDRKGALSDLLASALDEYDCLVTIGGISAGRYDLVGESLQALGARWIFHKVTQQPAKPLAFFQWKAKPVFCLPGNPVSSFLAAWFYLLPALKRMSGHRKTRPPEVLAVLEESLSGKPKKSFFARAHTRWDDGQFLSRPCPPHGSHILSSLGEANSFILLPPGQGELPPGSGVKVFFFHPDISQ; the protein is encoded by the coding sequence ATGAGCACCGGTCCCGAGCGACTGTTTGTGAGCGTTGAGGAAGCGATCGACCTGATCGAGCAGCACCTTCCTCCCGCCTCAAGCGAAGTTCTTCCTCTTGACAAGGCCAGCGGCAGGATTCTCATGGAGGATCTTGCGGCCACAGAAGACCTGCCCCGCTTTGCCAACAGCGCCATGGACGGATTTGCACTTCGCGAAGCAGATTTGAAAGGGGCTTCGAAAGAATCTCCCCGCAGTCTTCCTCTCGCCGGGGAAATTGCGGCAGGGGGAGACCCGGCAATTCCCTGGCCCCCGGGAAGCTGCCTTCGCATCCTCACCGGCGCCCCGGCGCCCGCAGACTGTGAGGGCGTGGTTCCCGTCGAGGACTGCGAGGAGGGGGACGGCGTGGTTCATTTCCATGCCGAACTCCCCCGGGAAGTCCGTCATTTGCGTCCCGCCGGAGAGGATGTTCAAAAGGGAGAACTCCTCATGGAGAATGGGAGGCTTCTGCGCCCGGCGGAAATCGCCCTCCTTGCCGCACAGGGAGTGAGAGAGTTGCCCTGCGCTCGGCTTCCCCGTGTTGCACTTCTGGCAACAGGAAACGAGCTTGCCGATTATCGGGAAAGCCCTGGCCCTTCGGGCATTCGGGACAGCAATCGCCCGGCCCTGAAAGCAATGCTTGAGGCTGAGGGCTTTCAGCCGGAACTGATCGGCCCTGCTCCGGATCGAAAGGGGGCGCTATCGGACCTTCTGGCTTCTGCATTGGACGAGTATGACTGTCTGGTCACAATCGGGGGAATCTCGGCAGGGCGTTATGATCTCGTGGGAGAAAGCCTGCAGGCTCTCGGCGCGCGCTGGATTTTCCATAAGGTCACCCAGCAGCCCGCCAAGCCCCTGGCCTTCTTTCAATGGAAAGCCAAGCCTGTGTTCTGTCTTCCCGGCAATCCGGTTTCCAGTTTTCTGGCGGCCTGGTTCTACCTTCTGCCTGCGCTGAAGAGGATGAGTGGTCACCGGAAGACTCGCCCCCCGGAAGTTCTGGCAGTGCTGGAGGAATCGCTTTCTGGAAAACCCAAGAAGAGCTTCTTCGCAAGAGCGCATACCCGCTGGGATGACGGGCAGTTTCTCAGCCGGCCCTGCCCTCCCCACGGGAGTCACATTCTCAGCAGCCTTGGAGAGGCCAACAGCTTTATCCTGCTTCCGCCAGGGCAGGGAGAGCTTCCGCCGGGATCAGGCGTGAAGGTTTTCTTTTTCCATCCGGATATTTCTCAATGA
- the moaC gene encoding cyclic pyranopterin monophosphate synthase MoaC codes for MSELSHLDPEGRARMVDVGDKKLSARMARARARVQLGQESMEALRENPKGDVFAVARIAGIQAAKRCGELIPLCHPIPLHHVSVDLHLEVESREILIESRVSCEGKTGVEMEALSAVSVSALTVYDMLKAVDKGIRIREIFLLEKSGGRSGHWQRETE; via the coding sequence ATGTCAGAGCTTTCGCACCTGGATCCGGAGGGCCGTGCCCGAATGGTGGACGTGGGAGACAAGAAGCTATCGGCGAGAATGGCGCGCGCCCGGGCTCGAGTTCAACTGGGTCAGGAATCCATGGAGGCTCTTCGGGAGAACCCGAAGGGAGATGTCTTCGCAGTAGCCCGAATCGCAGGGATCCAGGCGGCCAAGCGTTGTGGCGAACTGATTCCCCTCTGCCACCCGATCCCCCTCCATCATGTTTCCGTGGATCTTCACCTCGAAGTCGAAAGCAGGGAGATTCTGATCGAGTCTCGGGTCTCCTGTGAGGGGAAGACCGGCGTGGAGATGGAGGCTCTGAGTGCCGTCAGCGTTTCAGCGCTCACGGTCTATGACATGCTCAAGGCCGTGGACAAGGGCATCCGGATCAGGGAGATCTTCCTGCTGGAAAAAAGCGGGGGCAGGTCCGGGCACTGGCAGAGGGAGACAGAATGA